One genomic segment of Cinclus cinclus chromosome 31, bCinCin1.1, whole genome shotgun sequence includes these proteins:
- the CA14 gene encoding carbonic anhydrase 14: MLSVLLLLGGLAPALPAGPHWTYEGPHGQQHWHEGHPECGGQAQSPIDIGTARAQPDLSLPPLQPEGYERPESPRLILANNGHTAVLALPPSLRLRGLPHTFTAVQLHFHWGRPGHAAGAEHLLDGHRAPAEMHVVHFDAERFADASTAQQHPGGLAVLGVLLEVGDDPHPAYDNILKHLSSIRYAGQTVAIPPFSIRDLLPVHLDRYYRYNGSLTTPPCFQSVLWTLFPQPVCISRAQLEQLQGSLYSTEEAELEEPQLLVDNFRAPQELNQRLVLSSFPREPEGYSTGEVIAIIFGAVAGCVGLFLAVHFGAKWIRARRAQAQDVVFKASSRRSPVDAGHSR, translated from the exons ATGCTGAGcgtgctgctgcttctggggGGCCtggcccctgccctgcccgctG GTCCCCACTGGACGTATGAGG GTCCCCAcgggcagcagcactggcacgAGGGACACCCGGAGTGCGGGGGCCAGGCGCAGTCACCCATCGACATCGGCACGGCGCGGGCACAGCCGGACCTGTCGCTGCCGCCGCTGCAGCCCGAGGGCTACGAGCGCCCCGAGAGCCCCCGGCTGATCCTCGCCAACAACGGCCACACCG CcgtgctggcactgccaccgtCCCTGCGGCTCCGGGGGCTGCCCCACACCTTCACGGCCGTACAGCTCCACTTCCACTGGGGTCGGCCCGGCCACGCCGCCGGTGCTGAGCACCTGCTGGATGGGCACCGCGCCCCCGCCGAG ATGCACGTGGTGCACTTCGACGCCGAGCGTTTCGCCGACGCCAGCACGGCGCAGCAGCACCCGGGCGGGCTGGCCGTGCTTGGCGTCCTCCTGGAG GTGGGAGATGATCCCCACCCCGCCTATGACAATATCCTGAAGCATCTCAGCAGCATCCGCTACGCAG GGCAGACGGTGGCCATCCCCCCCTTCAGCATCCGGGATCTGCTGCCCGTGCACCTCGACCGCTACTACCGGTACAACGGGTCCCTGACCACCCCGCCCTGCTTCCAGAGCGTCCTCTGGACCCTCTTCCCACAGCCCGTCTGCATCAGCCGGGCCCAG ctggagcagctccagggaagtcTTTACTCCACGGAGGAGGCCGAGCTGGAGGAGCCCCAGCTCCTGGTGGACAATTTCCGGGCCCCGCAGGAGCTGAACCAGCGCCTGGTGCTCTCATCCTTCCCCAGGG AGCCAGAGGGATATTCCACAG GCGAGGTCATCGCCATCATCTTCGGCGCTGTCGCCGGCTGCGTCGGCCTCTTCCTTGCCGTCCACTTTGGGGCCAAGTGGATTCG GGCGAGGCGGGCGCAGGCGCAGGACGTCGTGTTCAAGGCCTCCTCCCGCCGCTCCCCCGTGGATGCTGGACACTCCCGCTGa
- the CIART gene encoding circadian-associated transcriptional repressor: MEPPTRACSCGSSASDSEVEAGSSPRSPPKAECSRKRPGGLDRTATESPPSPRGGKRPRKGEGGDVPPSDGDRLFAQKCRELRGFIRPLAELLEGLRRGRYDRGLSSFQQSVAMDRLQRIIGVLQKPEMGARYLGTLLQVEAMLRLWFPHVAPKPRLDPAPAMAPPRRRPPAGPPGAPRCRRLPGDLPGDLPLASPAGTVQQRESPRCEADTPESPPAPDV; the protein is encoded by the exons ATGGAGCCACCCACCCGCGCCTGCTCCTGCGGCTCCTCTGCCTCTGACAGCGAGGTCGAGGCCGGCAGCTCCCCCCGGAGTCCCCCAAAAGCTGAGTGCAGCCGCAAGCGCCCGGGGGGGCTGGACCGAACAGCCACTGAATCGCCACCCTCGCCCCGTGGCGGGAAGCGCCCGcggaaaggggaggggggggatgTCCCTCCCAGCGATGGAGATCGCCTCTTTGCCCAAAAG TGCCGGGAGCTCCGGGGCTTCATCCGGCCGCTGGCCGAGCTGCTGGAGGGGCTGCGGCGGGGCCGCTATGACAGAG ggctgagcagctTCCAACAGAGCGTGGCCATGGACCGGCTCCAGCGGATTATCGGGGTGCTGCAGAAGCCAGAAATGGG TGCCCGGTACCTGGGAACGCTGCTGCAGGTGGAGGCAATGCTGCGGCTCTGGTTCCCCCACGTCGCCCCCAAACCCAGGCTGGACCCAGCGCCTGCCATGGCtcccccgcgccgccgcccaCCTGCCGGTCCCCCCGGGGCTCCTCGGTGCCGCCGCCTGCCCGGGGACCTCCCCGGGGACCTGCCCCTCGCCAGTCCCGCGGGGACGGTCCAGCAGAGGGAGTCCCCCCGGTGCGAGGCCGACACCCCCGAGTCCCCCCCAGCGCCGGATGTGTGA